A single window of Actinoallomurus bryophytorum DNA harbors:
- a CDS encoding SAF domain-containing protein — protein sequence MIAAGAALTAVAVLANVYLFQHVGQRRLVIQIARDVPVGARIGRADLGTASVALDSGLGSISGSELLQVVGRRAAVDLRHGTLLTVSQVTTALSPQPGQALVTTGIKADQLPPQGLAPGSKVRLVLTNQQGVTGAQSGADDGAATQIGTTPSSDAAAGKDVSAVVDAVGGPDADGSMTVSLLVADADSSTLAREAAAGRIAVVVTARGG from the coding sequence ATGATCGCGGCCGGTGCCGCGTTGACGGCGGTGGCGGTCCTGGCGAACGTGTACCTGTTCCAGCACGTCGGCCAACGCCGCTTGGTAATCCAGATCGCGCGCGATGTTCCGGTCGGTGCACGTATCGGCCGTGCCGATCTGGGCACCGCGAGCGTGGCACTGGACAGCGGCTTGGGAAGTATCTCGGGCAGCGAGCTCCTTCAGGTGGTCGGCCGCCGGGCCGCGGTGGATCTTCGGCATGGCACGTTGCTGACCGTCTCGCAGGTGACGACCGCGTTGTCTCCACAGCCCGGCCAGGCCCTGGTCACCACCGGGATCAAAGCCGACCAGCTGCCGCCGCAAGGGCTGGCCCCGGGTTCGAAGGTACGCCTGGTCCTGACCAATCAGCAGGGGGTCACGGGAGCCCAAAGCGGAGCCGACGATGGCGCCGCGACACAGATCGGGACAACCCCTTCAAGCGACGCGGCGGCGGGCAAGGACGTATCGGCTGTCGTGGATGCGGTCGGTGGCCCCGACGCTGACGGGTCGATGACGGTTTCGCTCCTGGTCGCGGACGCCGACAGCTCCACCCTTGCTCGGGAGGCAGCGGCCGGGCGTATCGCCGTGGTCGTCACGGCGCGGGGAGGTTGA